caaaaaaagATACTTCGGCTTAAATTGACGAAACaaattgacaaataaaaataaaaataaaattaaaatggcaaaaaatatgaaaaaaatacataaCTATATGTTTCAATGTAATTCTGATGGAAGATCTTTTGAAAGATTTtccattttgagaaaaaaaaaaggagaaaaaatatGTAATGGGAGAGAATGGTGGAATATGGAGAGACACTGATGAATCAGAAGAGAGAGAGTTGGGTTGAGGAGAGAGAGTATAGGAATATGGAGAGACACGGATgaataaaaaagagagaaagtGGGGTTGAGGAGTAAGAGTGTAGTTGAGGGGGAGGAAAAATAAGATGTATTTTAggattataattaaaattaaatattttgctATAAAAACAACCTATAGTCttttttttacaatattttaaaactgTAGCTATTCTACATAAATAAGTTAATAATTTTTTCCTAGTTACATAATGTGAAATCTTTTCGAAATATCATTATTAAGACAATATATTTCAAGTTATAACAGGATTTTATATGTTTCAGGTTGCAGCAGTAAAAATCTATCAagttataataaattttaaaatattatgcaGTAACTAAtgtattaataaataaattaaagaaaaaaggcaataaattaaaggaaaaaagaattaaTGTATTAATGGTAATATTGAATTACCATTCAATCAGGACTCTAGTAActaattttgaaatcaaattccTTTATTTTCTCAATCAGTTCAATCCGGTAAGATATCTTTCAAACTAAAGATACTTTTTTTGATCTCCAAGTCCCTCTTTCTCCTGTGTGTAACGACTTTTCATCaatttggaagaaaatttgattgaCATTAGTGAAAGATTCTTGTCAAATAATTATTCAACATAGTGGTAAATGGGATTGTACAGGTTTTATTATTCAAtaattttgttttccttttttaaaaatttttgtttgtgtaaaaaaaatcatttgtttttgtttaaattttctttgattgttCGTTATTTCTAATGATCAACTTATTTAAACATGGCATGAATTTCGTGATAATTCAGTGTAAAAgagaattaaaaatgaaaaacctTTTCAAAATGCATAATGCGTTAAAGAATTTTATGTGTAGTTAAATTTTGTACGAAACAGTGATTTATGAGTATATTCGGTATTTTTTATGCATACCACGAAATGAAACTTGCATGATTTTAGAACTAACTTGGTATACTTTTGCATTGACAACGATTTTTGTTGTAGCATGAAAATGGTATATAATTGGTATGAAGTATGTATTATATTCGTGCAAAACTATTAAAAAGTGCATCTATTTGGCATGAATATGGTATATATTTGGTATGATTTTGGTATAGTTATAGAATaagttagttttttttatatctaattTATAGTTATATGTGTCATTAAAATGGTATGAAAAATTGATATATTGTGTCAACATATCGATATTTATCACAGTTTGTATGAATTTTGGTATGACTTTGTTATAAAATGTACACGCATTTGCATGAATCTGGTATAAAATGTGCATAAAAATTACTTCTACTTTAGTATAATATAATTCTATGATATTAAATTTATGATGGAACATGAAAGTATGTTGATTTTCAAATGGAAGGAATTATATATTACGTGCAGCGCATGTCGACGAGAGGGACACAACAAGAAGACATGTTCAAATTATCTTGCTGAAAATTAGTCATAATTTGTTTTAATGTTAATTTAGTTGTTATTGTGACAAATACATATTTTGATGTTTTGGGTCTTTTAACTCAATGAATGTTGATTtcagaatatttattatgtGCACTACTTAATCCTTTGTgtattcattatttttcaaatatagaCTCAGAAATGAAAACTCGTTAATGTTGGTAATCATTTGGTATCCACATGGTATCTAATTGGTATCCACTTGAAAAATTAAATCCACCAATGTATGCAATTGGTATCCAACTGAAAATATTAATTCTAACCATGTATGCAATTGGTATTTAATTGATATCCAgctgaaaatataaaatataattaagattTCAATCTAGTAAGACAAGCTAAAACTAGTTAATGTTGTATACAATTAGTATctaaatagaatttcaaaatatttaattcttaCTACTTTGTGTATGCAGTgcttttcaaaacaaaatttctAATCTAGATACTAATTTTAATTAAGATTTCATATTATTATCTCCTTATTGAATCAAGTTTGAATGAACGTtacaatatttcaaaaaaaaatgttactttacaaaatttatataaaaaataaataatttaaaatcattgatgaaaacataaaatttgTATTGAAGGTGAATAgggaagaaaaggaagaaaaaaaacgtGCATGAAAAAGTTAAAGGAAAAAATCATGTGGCGTATTAAGAGAGAAAATTGTGTGAGAATATTAAGGagagatttaaaaaataaaatagattgaTACTATTAATTAGGAGATTGATAAaaactaaaatgaaaaaatcaaaaattgataTATCTGACCATTTATAAAACACTACAGGTAAGGaaagtatattattatttctttacttaataaatataatcaattaatttataaattaaaactgatattttaatacttttaattaaaaatttataaatagtaattaaaataaataaatatataaattataatattaatccATAAATAGATGTGTGGGGTGATTTTTCCTTCCCCTTTTAAATTTACACATTGTTAACTCGTTTGAGAATTTTGGTCTTAGCCCAATAGAGTTTGTTCACTTCCCCACTAATCCAGCTAGTTTGGCCCACTAATTTGGTCACTTAATAGGTTCAACATTAAGTTAGGCCCATTTACGCCAAGAAacaaaacaattattttttggaGAATAACCAACAAATTAAGCGTGTAGGactacattgggtatgttgttgttctttACCAACAACTAAGTTGTTTAAGGAGGTAATTAAAACCGTGCTCACCTATCAACATTGATTGACtttatccatattttaaaaattcaattggCATCAGTTGTTGATGACAATTAACAACTGAAATCAAAAGATTTAAAATCTTTGGTTctaattttgtcaatttttctcATGTTgattttggaaagaaaaaaaaaatgttgacAAAATTTGTGTTTGTGGTGGTTTAGTCAAAAAATTATGTTTGGGGTTGACTATTTGGTTCCTAGCGTGAGCCCAAGTCCAAATTAGTTTAATTTCCTTTtctgaccttttttttttttcattttctttattttgcttCCTTTGATTGTTCAGTCCTGCTTTTCTTTCGACTTTTTGGTAATGAATTTTGGTTTTcctaatataattataaaatatatatttcccAAACTTTTGTTATATATCATGGTTTTCTCATGATCCAGACGTCTTGATCTTCATATTGTAGTAATATTCAATCAAGGATGACCATAACAGTTTTAAATTGTAAGTTTacttgattcttgaatttttttctttgcaAATTTGAAATCACAACCCACCATACTTTGGAAgtttaattataaataataattaagtaaAAACAAACAAGTAGTCTTTGCAAGTCTAgttctccaaaaaaaaattaagtatgGGAGATGCAAAATTCAGGAGATAAATACAGTTGACCAAAGGTAAAAATTTTGTCCTCCTCAACTTCTTTTAAAAGATTTTCATACTTTATTTTCAGAATCTTCAAATACTGAAAAAATCCAAAACTAGTTCTTGAgcttttaaaagatatgaaaaaCTGAGTTTAGAGCAAATTGCTTTCTTATCACCCTAAacataacccccccccccccctaacAGAGTATCTGAAACTGATCAACTAACTGATAAAAAGCTAATGGCAAACTTACATAACTGCTGCCAACATCATCGACATTCAACTCAACGAAAAAAGTAGTGAAACGACGACTCAAAAAGAGCGCTCAACTCAACAAAGAACCCAATGAATAGTTTAGGAAAAACGATCGGATGGAGGGCAGTAGGTTGTGGGAACATGATGGGTTGATATATTATTAATGAGGTTCCATCCAATAGTACATTGTATTTGAGGATTCTGCAACACTCAGACCACATAGGTCATGGAAATATGTATCCTTTACATAGAATTTAATACAAACACTAAACATGTAATAATGCATATTGTTGTTAAATCTCTTGCTTTCTCTGGCAAGGGGCACACACCTCTTATTTGCAGCATAATAGATCTACTGCTTAATTACCAGTTCTAAAAAAGTTTAGAAACAGAGACTAGCAGATGGAGAGATAGTATTGGCAGGTTCTTTCGAGGGTTGGTCTTTAAGCATACCCTGGGTGCCACAATGAACCCCAGGCATACCACTGACCTGGATTGAGTTGAGACCTGCAATAACGGCATCTGTGCCAGTCTGTGCAATAACTCCACCTGAGCCAGTCTGTGCTACCAATTTAACACTCTCGGCTTTTGCTTTCATTCGAAGTCGCTCTGCCCTTGAGCCAATGACCTGTCCCAAGATAGAAGCAGCAATGGTTAATGCCATAGCTGTTTTGGGCATCACAACTGACTTCCTCAGCATAGCTATGAAGGGAACAGCAGCATGGACTGCAGTAAACCATGAAAGTGAGAACTTCTCAGTGTGCTCTCTCCATATGCCTAGTGGAATATTAGCAGCCATGCCCAAAGCTCCAATAACAAGCATCTTTGAAGATAGTGGTTGTGGCCGCACGGTCTTCACAAAAGCAGTCCTGGCGAGGGCAGCCCTGGCTGCAACAATTGCAGGTGGGCATTTGAGCTTCATTCCTGGAGGCAGCTGAAAAGCTGATGCCACAAGTGGGAGAACACCGCTAACAGCTCTATAAGATTTGGCGATAGGACAGTTCCCTGACTCCAACCACTCATTTCCCATTGCCTCGTGCTTAGAAGATTTATCCTGAAGATAAAAATCAAAGGATGAATAAAGAAGGTAAACTTTATAAGATGCCATTTTTGCAGGAAAAAAGCAGCACTTCATCAGAAGACTTACGACCAATTTCTTCTAAAATATTATATGCTCATATAATTTCAAGTTCTTAGGCACATTCTCAACATTTAGCAGAATCAACAAAATCCTATCGAAATAAGTTGTGACGTGATATTCAAGAAAAGTCGTATGAAATTAAAACAATTACTATGAACATTTATGATAACTATACCATTTTGTTAATGCCACGGTCCAACTTTATAGTTGGCAATGGACATCAATTCAATGAAGCCCACCTGTTGCTCAGAAAAGAATCCAGAAGGGCCATATACCAGAATATTTTAATCTTCTAACATTGTGAAACTTTGCCTAAAGTGACTAAAAATCATCATTTTACGCTACAAAAATTCAATTCACAATTAGCAATAGACTAGAACATTTACGCgcagaaatgagaaaaaagacATTTCACCAAAAATAATCAACAGACTGAGTATTCTATGATGAAAAATCCAATAGCCAATATCAAGAATTTAGAATCACGATCACAATAATAATCACATTATAACATCATTGGGTTCTTCTATACACATATTCTTGTTAATCACAGCAAACAAACCTGAGAAGAAGGCCTTTTCTTTTTGGATGACTCCGGCTTCTTCTTCTGTGAATTCCATTTCCGAGAGAAAGAATCAAAACTAAAAGGACCCCCTGCTCCGAATGAAGACAAACTTATGGTGGCAGCTTTTGCAGCTAAAGGATGAAATTGAGGGGCAGACTCTACTTCCATGTTGTCATTAGAAAATTGAGATCTTCCAGATAGTGGGACAACCCCATCTTTTCCATGGAAGACTTTAAATGCCATATCGAAGTTGGGGCCATCTTCAAAAATTGGACCTTTACCTCCCTTCATCTGAAAGGTAATAGAGATTTAAGTGTGAAAAATGAGTTAGAAGCAATAATTAACCATATCACTAGTATAcgaacaaaagaaaataatgactAGCATgtttatacttttaaaaaagTTGCATGTTGATGTTTAAACAGTACAACAGCACATGGATAACCATATCACTTGAACCACCAACTATAAGGTTAAGAAACAACAACTTACAGGGTTGGGAAAGTTCAGAgcagaaaagaaagaaaagttagTTGGCTTGTTGATGTTACTCAAGAACGGGCATCTTTGAATGTCCTGGCCATTGAAGGAGCAATCAGATGTCTCCTCACTCTGTGTTCTGAAGAAGAAATCCATTTCTTTTGATCCTAAACAAATATATCAGCAAAGAAGACTGTTAAAACAGGTACAAAATATTGATTACACATTTTAGAAACTGGGTGTAGCATTTATGTCCATGTTTATATGGATGTCATTCACAAAAACTAAAGACAAACAACTAGTATGCCTCAGTCCCAAACAAGTTGGGGCTATATGAATCTTCATTAACCATGTTTCTCCATTCAAATCCATCTCAAGCCAACATTATAcaaagtgaaaaataaaaaaatgaaaggtACTAGAAATTTCTATGTTTTCTACAAGCATAAAAATCTCGAATAGAGCTAAAAGACACCTGAAAGATTTAGGATCTAAAGTAGACGTACTAAACTAAAGCATGTGTTGGATGTCTGAACTGGACAATCTATCTAAAGCTGCAAAATACCAGTGTCATCCATATTTTACCAAGTTACTCGGAAAGCAACTCAGCAATCATATGCAGGTAAAAGTTCCAGCAGTCTTCGATACCTAGTTTGGTATTTCGGTACGTCCTGATTTGTTCAGCAATAGGCTCCTTCAAGATATCCTCTTTATCAAATTGTCAACTAAATGGTCAAGATCTATTTATCTTATGAACTTTTTACTCCTCTCTACGCAATCTTCTTCCTCGCAGTTAAATTGAAATTTCTCACAGAACAATTGGAGTAAATCAGTAAATTATAGCACAATCAATTAATTCCAACTTCCTCAACACTTAAAGACCATATTATCCCCTTTTCCCTGTCTCCCAACCCAAACCCCCTCTTTACTTTCACTTTTATTAAATAACAACTATATTTTAGCTCATCTCTTTCTGCCTAATGTTATACCATCAACTAAAGCAAGGTCAAAAATTAAAACTCATCAATATCCCAAAATAAAAACCTCAGTTAAACACATACAGAAGAAATCAGCATCTCTAGATTTATTTGAATTCCTACACACAAAACTCCCAAATTAAAGCAGAAAATCAACCATATTCAGCAAAATTGAAACAAaggaatatatatacatatacgcaaGAGAAATAACAATTAAACAACGAGAAATCGAATTGGGAGTCACCGGAAAACAGAGGTAAAAACTTCCGAATTCCAATGATTGCCGGAGAAGTTGCAGAACGGGCCGGCCACAAGCAATTGAAAGCGTGTGGTTAACACAGATCGGAGCAAAAAGAGAAAGGAAAATCGTTCGTGGTGGTTGGATTTGTGGCTATTTTTTCAATATAAGAAAGTCAAATGTTTATTATGACCGGGTGTAACCGGTGACCGGTCACAGCAGTATTGGTTGAACCGAAATGGTGCTGCACACGTAACAAACGTGGGAGTTGGGAGAACTAAATTTGTCGCTTCtcaatttataaaaatacaacTAATCTTTTATGGAAAAAAACAAGTTTACCTAATTTGATTTAGATTAGGAACATATTGATTAAGAGCtatctaaattctaatttgattCAAATTAGGAAAAGATTGATTAGTATAGTAAATTTCTTTatctaatttaattaattaattaggaaATATTGATTAGTATAGTAATTTCCAAACAAATTTATGTcgattatatatttttctttaataaagaatattttgtcttgaaaaaaatttcataaaattcatataattaaatttcaaaacgAATATCAAATATGAcgtaaactaaaaaaaaataatgatgaaaagaaAATCGCCAAATATAACAATCTTGActaattttatgtatttttacgAGGTGTGGACCCTTAAAGGACGACCTAATTAATAACCTAACCATCAAATACGACATTACGTGCTAACCTATTTATATCTCATTCTAGATGGTGGATTTTCTCTTCTAATAAAGAGGTGGAGTTAAAAttgatttgaattgatttattttaaatatttttaaattaaagtaaattttaaatatttaaataaatttaaaaaatatttaattttaaattaaaataataaaaataagttaaaagttaaaaattaatTCAAACAAACTCTTATAATTGAGTTTACAGGGTTGGACGAATTCTATTATTTTGATAGAATTTTGTATTTATcttaaaaaaaactattaaatatatataaattgttaatttaaattttaattatataaaaaattaaaattataaactttaaattctGATTCCACGTACCTCTACTCTTTGGTTTATTTTtacatctttaaaatattttgcttaTATAGTACTTTACTAAGAAGAATATTGAACATGCAAAGAGCAGAATTTCAGGAGAGAGAAAAAAGCAAATGACAACTGTAGCCCTTACATAATTCATTATTGttagtaataaaaaaattaaaaactcctTTTAGAATTTCTTAATAGTAATACTCATATTTTGAAGAATCCCGTACTATTCGTTCATATTACGAATGAGTTAAGGGGGTTTGATTTGAAGATAAGTTATAGGAGAATGAAAATGTACATATTAGTTATATAGAATtagtaatattaaaaaaaaattgtttggtTTTTGATTTATTGTACTAAAATTGAATatacaaaatatcatttaaaaacattatttatttttaaaactaaaagagtaatgaatttatgattatttttttgaatgttTAACTGTCATTAGTTTCTAGGAAAAAGATAAAgttaattttattctttttctaatttatccatatatatgttatacataaattaGTTGTTCCATATTATTGGCGGTATAATAATACTAAGTTATACATTATTCAGATCATAACCTATTATGAATATAATCTTTCAACCACTTTTCACTATTATATTTGTAACTCTCATACCTCTATTAACATAAAAGTATTCCCTCCATCCACTTTTATTAGTCCAACCCAATACATGCTGTTTGCATTTAGAGTTTATTTTACTTaatcttaattaattaacatatattttacttcattaattatttaatcatgAGAAATTACATTAGTTTGATGTATATATCGGGTGTGGGTTatagatattaatttttatatatctggttaaaaaaattaaaaaataatttatcgcttagtttctaatttatttattgattatagttattttcttattcatttttttaaaaaattaaatttattatattaaaagtaatataataaattttatttctatttattgtTCTTAAGAAGAATAGATGGTGGGAGTTATATGTTTGACACTTGAAAAATTAGTCAAACGTTTCGCTTACAAAAATAAAACTGTATATGCCACTGATTAGACAGTGCATTAATATGTACAAATTTAAGACCTTTTATTAACCTTGAAATTTAAGCTACAATTAGATATTATGAGCTTTGTGCTATAAGCAGCCCTCCTCTATGTTAATTTGCTAAATAAAATTCCTCCTTGCCAAAAAAAAAACGTCTCCATAGGCCCAAAAAAGGAGAACACTATTCTCCtcacaaaataatgaaattaaagagtttGTAATGttgtataaattattttcttgtgtttCGATTCTTTTCTAATTATATTGATAAAATGTGAGCTTTAAGAGCTTAAAAACTCCATTACAAGCTAAAGAAGGAACATAAGGAGGCAGAAGAGAAGGACTAAGTAACGTTTTTTTATTCATCTCATCTCTTGAATGAGTTGTACATCAGCTTTTATAGCCATGGTGAATTACAAACAAAATATCTTCTAACTAACAACTAGCTTGCCATGTGCAGAAATGTGCACTGTAACTAACCATGTGCACACTTCTTCACTGCCTTCAGGCTTCACTGCACTGCCTTCACGTGCTTGTGTAACTGACTGCACGTGCTTGTGTAACTAACTTCAATACACCCCTCAAGCTGAAGGGTGCAAAACATTAAGCACACCAAGCTTGCCTAAAAGGGACAAATGTTGAGCTTGACTTAATCCTTTAGTTAGAAGATCTGTTAACTGTTGCTGAGTATGAACATACATAGTGTCAACCACCCTTGCTTTAATCTTATCTCGGATGAAATGACAGTCTATCTCAATATGTTTCGTGCGTTCGTGGAATACTAGGTTCGCAGCAAGTTGAATTATCGTTTTACTATCACTGAAGATGGTGATAGGGGCTTGAATAGGGACATCTAACTTAGTAAATAAGCCTAACAACCAAGTGACTTCAGAGACAGCTGAAGCCATACTCCTGTACTTAGCTTCAGTTGAGCTCCTAGATATAGTCTGCTGCGTTTTTGACTTTCAAGATACCAGAGACTCTCCAAACTTAACAACATAGCCCGTAATAGATCTTTTTGTGTTGGGACAGGATGCCCAATCAGAGTCACACCAACAGGTGAGCATAGTTATAGGTTCAGAGTGTAACCAAACTCCTTGACCAACTATGCCCTTAAGGTACCTTACCACTCTGGTAGCTGCATCCCAGTGAGACCTTTTAGGTGACTGCATGAATTGGCTAAGTGTCTAGACTGCATAGCTAATGTCGGGCTGAGTTATTGTGGCATAAAGAAGCTTGCCTATTAGCCTTTGATAAGAGGTGATTTCTTGGAGAATGACATCTCTAGTGAGACCAGAGACCTGATCATGCTCCACTGAGGTCAGTCGTAGATTAGTTGCAAGAGGAGTAGGGGCAGGTTTAGCACCGGTGAGGCCTGCATCAGAGATTAACTCTAAGATATACTTCCTTTGATTTAAGATAACACCCTATGAAGATCTTAAAACCTCAATACCTAGAAAGTATTTGAGTTCTCCTAGGTCCTTCATCTTGAACTGCTTATGTAAGCTATTCTTGGCGGCATTGATTATGTGTGCATTACTGCCTGTAATGAGCAAGTCATCTACATAGACCAGAACAATGACCATGTTTGTTTCCTGTTTGAGTGTGAATAGAGAATAATCATGAGTGCTTTGAGTGAAGCCAGCACCCAATAAGGCAATAGTTAGTTTTAAATTTCACTGCCTAGATGCTTGTTTGAGCCCATATAAAGATTTAAGAAGCCTGCACACTTTGTTGGTACCTGGTGTTTTGAAACCTTCAGGCATTTCCATGGATACTTCCTCATCTAGATCACCTTGAAGAAAAGCATTGTAAACATCCATTTGAAATAATGGCCAGCCTTTAGATACAGCCAAGGCAATTACACACCTTACTGTCACCATCTTAGCTGTAGGAGAAAAAGTATCATGGTAATCCAACCCTTCTTGTTGGCTATAACCCTTAGCTACCAACCTGGTCTTGTACCTTTCTACCTCACTATTTGCCTGATACTTCACTTTATACACCCATTTTGAGCCAACAGTGTTCATTCCCTTAGGCAAGTCAACTATTTGCCATATTTTGTTCTGTTCAAGGGCTTGGATCTCTTGTTGCATGGCCTGAACCCATTTATCATCTTTAACAGCCTGTCTAAATGTTTTAGGTTTCACACAAGTAGAAACCTTGCTCAAGTAGCTCTTATAACTGGGAGTTATCTTATCATAGCTGAGGAAATTGGCTAGAGGATGGCTGATACTGTTGTGTTTCTTAGTATTGCTAACATaatctttcatccatgaaggttCTTTGAGAGTTCTGGAAGTTTTTTTGATAGGAGGGTATGTAGGAATGAGCAAGTTAAAACTAATAGCTGCTTCACTAACATCAGTAACAGTAGAACTGGTACCAAGGCTTGCAGAATCAGTAGCAATATGACTGGTATCAAAGCTTGTAGAATCCTTAGCAAGAGTAGATTCAAGCACATCCTCAGTAACTGCTTCCAAGTTCTGATTATCCATTACTTCTAAAGGAGAACCATGGAAACCTATAGAAGTATCAATATGAGATGCATCtccaaaaggaaaaatagattcATGAAAGACCACATCTCTATTCACAAAACACTTCTTGGAGTTTATATCTAATAGTATATACCCCTTCTCTAACTCAGAATAGCCTAGTGGAATAGCAGGAATAGCCTTTTCTGAAAATTTATCTCCCTTTGGAACCACAGAAGCATAACATAGGCATCCTATGACTCTTAAATGAGACAAGTTAGGCTGCTTGGAATAGAACAGTTCAT
The genomic region above belongs to Solanum dulcamara chromosome 5, daSolDulc1.2, whole genome shotgun sequence and contains:
- the LOC129889601 gene encoding uncharacterized protein LOC129889601, yielding MDFFFRTQSEETSDCSFNGQDIQRCPFLSNINKPTNFSFFSALNFPNPMKGGKGPIFEDGPNFDMAFKVFHGKDGVVPLSGRSQFSNDNMEVESAPQFHPLAAKAATISLSSFGAGGPFSFDSFSRKWNSQKKKPESSKKKRPSSQDKSSKHEAMGNEWLESGNCPIAKSYRAVSGVLPLVASAFQLPPGMKLKCPPAIVAARAALARTAFVKTVRPQPLSSKMLVIGALGMAANIPLGIWREHTEKFSLSWFTAVHAAVPFIAMLRKSVVMPKTAMALTIAASILGQVIGSRAERLRMKAKAESVKLVAQTGSGGVIAQTGTDAVIAGLNSIQVSGMPGVHCGTQGMLKDQPSKEPANTISPSASLCF